One region of Marivirga arenosa genomic DNA includes:
- a CDS encoding RagB/SusD family nutrient uptake outer membrane protein, with translation MKNIFKIKIILGLFLIIGGCDNRLDIDPQFTQDAETFFNTEQDYQRALVGAYDLLQTSYLTQWIGEIASDNAIAGGESVNDTRGLHEIENMTHGGVNNELRSVLRYNYAGITRVNYIFENQDNIDFEGKETLLAEAYFLRAYYYFELVKYFGDVPLIVDRRIGIEEATSIDRTPASEVYAQIESDFQAAAEVLGWMRSEKGRITKGAALAMLGKAYLYQEKYDLAATALDRIINEGPYALQTFTTSEDFAALFSVAEEGNSESVFEIQYSGLEGGSYDCFVCLEGNVAVGFHGIRQYNGPIYNDGNSYNLPSQDLYNAFDPNDIRRDAAILNLDEFISQQPNAEDITYAIGGGGHTGYYNNKYIKRDTELGLPDNDLTSPVNYRVVRLADVYLMSAEAHAQNGNAGQALTYLNQIRTRVGMPTLSVSGSSLIEAIWQERRFELAGEGYRFWDLVRTGRAADEIAGFETGKNELFPIPQVEIDLSGGNWNQNPGY, from the coding sequence ATGAAAAATATATTTAAAATAAAGATAATACTAGGCCTTTTCTTGATTATCGGAGGATGTGATAATCGTTTAGATATTGATCCTCAGTTTACTCAAGATGCAGAAACATTTTTTAATACAGAACAAGATTATCAAAGAGCTCTTGTAGGTGCATACGATCTTTTACAAACTTCATATCTTACCCAATGGATAGGAGAGATCGCTTCTGATAATGCAATAGCAGGTGGAGAAAGTGTAAATGATACACGTGGCCTTCATGAGATTGAGAATATGACTCATGGAGGTGTAAACAATGAATTAAGAAGTGTTTTAAGATATAATTATGCTGGTATTACTAGAGTAAATTATATTTTCGAAAATCAAGATAATATTGATTTCGAAGGGAAAGAAACATTATTAGCTGAGGCATATTTTTTAAGGGCTTACTACTATTTTGAGCTGGTTAAGTATTTTGGAGATGTTCCTCTTATAGTAGATAGAAGAATAGGGATTGAGGAAGCTACTTCTATTGATAGAACACCTGCCTCTGAAGTTTATGCTCAAATAGAGAGTGATTTTCAGGCAGCAGCTGAAGTATTAGGTTGGATGCGTTCAGAAAAAGGTAGAATAACAAAGGGGGCTGCTTTGGCAATGTTAGGTAAAGCTTACCTATATCAAGAAAAGTATGATTTGGCAGCTACTGCATTAGACCGGATTATTAATGAGGGTCCTTATGCTTTACAAACTTTTACTACATCAGAGGATTTTGCTGCTTTATTTAGTGTAGCAGAAGAAGGGAATTCTGAATCAGTATTTGAAATCCAATACTCAGGATTAGAAGGCGGGTCTTATGATTGTTTTGTATGTCTTGAAGGAAATGTGGCAGTAGGATTTCACGGTATAAGACAATACAATGGGCCAATCTATAATGATGGTAATAGTTATAACCTTCCATCACAGGATTTATACAATGCTTTTGATCCTAATGATATCAGAAGAGATGCTGCTATCCTTAACCTTGATGAATTCATTTCTCAACAGCCAAATGCTGAAGATATCACTTATGCGATAGGTGGGGGAGGTCATACTGGGTATTATAATAATAAATATATTAAAAGGGACACTGAGCTCGGTCTTCCAGATAATGATCTTACAAGTCCGGTTAACTATAGAGTTGTTCGACTTGCGGATGTTTACTTAATGTCTGCTGAAGCACATGCCCAAAATGGAAATGCCGGTCAGGCATTAACCTACCTAAATCAAATTAGAACAAGAGTCGGAATGCCAACACTTTCAGTTAGTGGTTCATCATTAATAGAAGCAATATGGCAAGAAAGAAGATTTGAATTAGCTGGAGAGGGATACAGATTTTGGGATTTGGTTAGAACTGGTCGAGCAGCTGATGAAATTGCAGGATTTGAAACTGGTAAAAATGAATTATTCCCAATTCCTCAAGTTGAAATTGATTTGTCTGGAGGAAATTGGAATCAAAACCCTGGGTATTAA
- a CDS encoding PKD domain-containing protein — MQKLMKNLMFVAALFMFMSCEEEEPTIVEAPIEEDAAFTFEASADNDNIIEFTASVEGFNQYVWDLGNGENAPDAMTATGTYPTAGTYTVTLTVFNDGGSASSSQEVVIAATDPTLLDIELYNLLTGGIENGGMKTWAVDSASAGHFGVGPSIDNGEYDGDYPKWYAAGVNEKVGAGLYNDRYTFSLEGFGFEMETNGDVYLKSDFGDEFPDSYDPGVGDLSAPYESKTTSWSLSFPAEGEEGDTILTVSDDAFIGFYTGVQEYKVVNIEENELFLQYRNTKNDQEFWYIRLVPEGFNSNPEGAQKAELPIGFETQTPDLSSFEGNEAAIIENPDQSGINTSGNVLQLLKGFQGFSGSFFDLSEAPSIAEGTTMIMKVWAPVTGVFRIKLENSSGEFVEVDANVESAEEWVEINFDLSTGAGLSLDRLVLFPSWEVPDAGTFYVDDIDVQ; from the coding sequence ATGCAGAAACTAATGAAAAACCTAATGTTTGTAGCAGCTCTATTTATGTTTATGAGTTGTGAGGAAGAGGAGCCTACTATTGTAGAAGCTCCAATTGAAGAAGATGCCGCTTTTACTTTTGAAGCATCTGCGGATAATGATAATATCATTGAATTTACGGCCTCTGTTGAAGGCTTCAATCAATACGTATGGGATTTAGGTAATGGTGAAAATGCACCTGATGCAATGACTGCTACTGGTACATATCCTACAGCTGGAACTTACACGGTTACTTTAACTGTATTTAATGACGGTGGTAGTGCTTCAAGTTCACAGGAAGTTGTAATTGCTGCAACTGACCCAACATTATTAGATATTGAGTTATATAATTTATTAACAGGGGGTATAGAGAATGGCGGTATGAAGACTTGGGCAGTTGATTCAGCTTCAGCTGGTCATTTTGGAGTTGGCCCCAGCATCGATAATGGAGAATATGATGGAGATTATCCAAAGTGGTATGCCGCAGGTGTTAATGAAAAAGTTGGTGCAGGACTTTATAATGATAGATATACTTTCTCTTTAGAAGGTTTTGGTTTTGAAATGGAAACAAATGGTGATGTCTATCTTAAATCTGATTTTGGAGATGAATTTCCTGATTCATATGATCCAGGAGTAGGTGATTTATCAGCACCATATGAATCTAAAACTACATCATGGAGTTTAAGCTTTCCTGCCGAAGGAGAAGAAGGAGATACTATTTTAACCGTTTCTGATGATGCATTTATTGGATTCTACACTGGTGTTCAAGAATATAAAGTGGTAAATATTGAAGAAAATGAGCTGTTTTTACAGTATAGAAATACGAAAAATGATCAGGAATTCTGGTATATCCGATTAGTTCCTGAAGGATTTAATAGTAACCCAGAAGGAGCACAAAAAGCTGAATTGCCTATTGGATTTGAAACTCAAACTCCAGACCTATCGTCTTTTGAAGGGAATGAAGCCGCTATAATTGAAAATCCTGATCAAAGCGGAATCAACACGAGTGGAAATGTTTTACAATTATTAAAAGGATTCCAAGGATTTTCAGGTTCTTTCTTTGATCTTTCAGAAGCACCTTCAATTGCTGAAGGAACTACCATGATTATGAAAGTATGGGCTCCAGTAACTGGTGTGTTCAGAATCAAACTAGAGAATTCTAGTGGCGAATTTGTTGAAGTAGATGCTAATGTTGAGTCAGCTGAAGAGTGGGTTGAAATTAACTTTGATTTATCAACTGGCGCTGGATTATCTTTAGATAGATTAGTATTATTCCCAAGTTGGGAAGTGCCAGATGCAGGTACCTTCTATGTTGACGATATTGACGTGCAATAA